A region of Shewanella psychromarinicola DNA encodes the following proteins:
- the msrP gene encoding protein-methionine-sulfoxide reductase catalytic subunit MsrP gives MAGNKRFTKGILKRAPWHLADNQVTPESVFNDRRNIVKALGLGALGASLPGQVQAGIFDLFGEQQAKNPFTTQGLQYATPAKFVLPSPKTPEDKITRHNNFYEFGNSKSDPYDNAQGFKVDPWTLTIDGLVDKPITLDLNELTTRFALEERTYRLRCVEAWSMVVPWVGFSLASLLKQAGVQSNATHIAFETLFDPEQMPGQKSRLMGGGIHYPYVEGLTVAEAMNDLSFLAVGLYGKTLPPQNGAPIRLVVPWKYGFKSIKSIVRIRVMDKQPPTSWNQLASSEYGFYANVNPEVDHPRWSQASERSIGEGGLFSAKRIPTQMFNGYADSVADLYKNIDLRKFY, from the coding sequence AGGCATACTTAAACGGGCTCCTTGGCATCTTGCCGATAATCAAGTTACACCTGAATCGGTATTTAATGATCGCCGTAATATCGTTAAAGCCTTAGGTTTAGGGGCGTTAGGGGCCAGTTTGCCGGGGCAAGTTCAGGCGGGTATTTTTGATCTATTTGGTGAACAACAAGCCAAAAATCCCTTTACTACTCAAGGCCTACAATACGCAACACCGGCAAAGTTTGTATTGCCAAGTCCTAAAACACCAGAAGATAAAATCACTCGTCATAATAATTTCTATGAATTTGGTAATAGTAAGTCGGATCCTTATGACAATGCCCAAGGTTTTAAGGTTGATCCTTGGACGTTAACCATTGACGGCTTGGTCGATAAACCCATCACCTTAGATTTAAATGAACTGACGACACGTTTTGCTCTGGAAGAACGCACTTATCGCCTACGCTGTGTTGAAGCGTGGTCTATGGTAGTCCCTTGGGTGGGTTTTTCGTTAGCCAGTTTACTCAAACAAGCCGGCGTGCAAAGTAATGCAACTCATATCGCTTTTGAGACCTTGTTTGATCCTGAGCAAATGCCAGGGCAAAAGAGTCGCTTAATGGGGGGCGGGATCCATTATCCGTATGTTGAAGGCTTAACGGTTGCCGAAGCGATGAATGATTTATCGTTTTTAGCGGTAGGCTTGTACGGTAAAACGTTGCCGCCACAAAATGGTGCTCCAATCCGCTTAGTCGTGCCTTGGAAATATGGTTTTAAAAGTATCAAGTCTATTGTGCGTATTCGGGTGATGGATAAACAACCTCCGACAAGCTGGAATCAATTGGCCTCAAGTGAGTATGGTTTTTACGCTAATGTAAACCCAGAGGTGGATCATCCTCGTTGGTCGCAAGCCTCTGAGCGCAGCATCGGAGAAGGCGGCTTATTCTCTGCTAAGCGTATTCCGACCCAAATGTTCAATGGTTATGCTGATTCAGTGGCCGATTTATATAAAAATATCGATCTGAGGAAGTTTTACTAA
- the msrQ gene encoding protein-methionine-sulfoxide reductase heme-binding subunit MsrQ, producing MRISPRGLFWLKVLLHISFLLPAFYLVTLVLTDNAGGDPVQYIIHYTGMGAINSLLATLLISPIAKRFKIAALMQTRRLVGLYVCAYALLHISAFISLDLLFAWGLLFEEVIKRPYILVGAATLIIIVSLALTSPNAIKRRLGKRWQSLHNWVYLAAILAPIHFYWSVKSEIIEPSIYIVLFAALLVYRKDSIYKWLKPNK from the coding sequence ATGCGCATAAGTCCTCGAGGACTGTTTTGGTTAAAGGTGTTATTGCATATTAGCTTTTTATTGCCCGCCTTTTATCTGGTGACATTAGTGTTAACTGACAATGCGGGTGGCGATCCGGTGCAGTATATTATTCATTATACCGGTATGGGCGCGATTAATAGTTTATTAGCCACGTTATTGATTTCACCCATCGCCAAACGTTTTAAGATAGCGGCGCTAATGCAAACTCGCCGTTTGGTGGGCTTGTATGTGTGTGCTTACGCACTATTGCATATTAGTGCTTTTATTAGCTTAGATTTGCTGTTTGCGTGGGGATTATTGTTTGAGGAGGTGATCAAGCGGCCTTATATCTTAGTCGGCGCAGCAACATTAATTATTATTGTATCACTGGCGTTAACCTCGCCTAATGCTATCAAACGACGTTTGGGAAAGCGCTGGCAGTCATTGCACAATTGGGTTTATCTGGCTGCCATATTGGCACCGATCCATTTTTATTGGTCGGTAAAGTCAGAGATTATTGAACCCAGCATCTATATTGTTTTATTTGCCGCGCTATTGGTTTACCGCAAAGACAGTATTTATAAATGGTTGAAACCGAATAAATAA
- a CDS encoding lysozyme inhibitor LprI family protein yields MKQYIILVLLGCTMVLSGGGWAQETDYQASVHQETGHEVAVDCSNPINTLEINDCARQQADDAQVILDKYMAKANEQCHDYPKALEALHLSQRDWLPYRESYCHAIYELWRDGTIRGAMYHGCMLQLTVQRTHNIWQHYLTYMDSSEPILPEPK; encoded by the coding sequence ATGAAACAATATATCATCCTAGTATTACTGGGTTGCACTATGGTGTTAAGTGGCGGGGGTTGGGCGCAAGAAACTGACTATCAAGCAAGTGTGCATCAAGAAACAGGCCATGAAGTAGCGGTTGACTGTAGTAATCCGATTAACACCCTTGAAATTAATGACTGTGCTAGGCAGCAAGCCGATGATGCACAAGTAATATTGGACAAGTATATGGCTAAAGCCAATGAGCAATGTCATGATTATCCAAAGGCGCTTGAAGCACTACATCTGTCTCAACGAGACTGGCTGCCATATCGAGAGTCTTATTGTCATGCTATCTATGAGTTATGGCGAGATGGGACTATAAGAGGTGCAATGTACCATGGATGTATGCTGCAACTTACTGTGCAGCGCACTCATAATATTTGGCAACATTATTTAACGTATATGGACTCCAGTGAGCCTATATTACCCGAGCCAAAATAA
- a CDS encoding DUF6435 family protein, translating into MFSFLKPDPVKKLRKSYDSILEQAMQAQRKGDIKTYSLLTAESEQIWAKIVTLEAASK; encoded by the coding sequence ATGTTTTCATTTTTAAAGCCAGATCCAGTCAAAAAATTACGTAAAAGCTATGATTCAATACTGGAGCAAGCCATGCAAGCACAGCGTAAAGGCGATATAAAGACCTATTCTCTGCTAACCGCAGAATCGGAACAGATTTGGGCTAAAATAGTCACACTAGAGGCTGCAAGTAAATAA